One region of Intestinimonas massiliensis (ex Afouda et al. 2020) genomic DNA includes:
- a CDS encoding 3-oxoacid CoA-transferase subunit A, translated as MKSKVVTKEEALTKFSDGQTIMFGDWHGELSAEEIITGMLEKGVKDIDAIAVSGGMPDQGLGRLISEHRVKSLITTHIGLNPVARDQMFAGELAVEFVPQGTFAERIRCGGAGLGGCLTPTGVGTDVEKGKQKLTINGREYLLELPLRADIALIKATKADTAGNISFRLTSRATNSYMALAADTVIVEVEELVEIGQLGPDEIDVPAPIIDMVYVRTGEKKPFCPMWQRAKAKAEAKAREAAEGGKQ; from the coding sequence TTGAAATCAAAGGTAGTGACCAAAGAAGAGGCCCTTACAAAATTCAGCGATGGCCAGACTATCATGTTTGGCGACTGGCACGGTGAACTCTCGGCCGAGGAAATCATTACCGGAATGCTGGAAAAGGGCGTGAAGGATATTGACGCGATCGCGGTTTCCGGCGGCATGCCCGACCAGGGGCTTGGCCGGCTTATCAGCGAGCACCGCGTCAAAAGTCTCATCACCACCCACATCGGCCTCAACCCAGTCGCCCGCGACCAGATGTTTGCCGGTGAGCTTGCTGTGGAATTTGTGCCCCAAGGCACCTTTGCCGAACGCATCCGTTGCGGCGGCGCGGGCTTGGGCGGCTGCCTCACCCCCACCGGCGTCGGCACCGATGTGGAGAAGGGCAAGCAGAAGCTCACCATCAACGGCAGAGAATACCTTCTGGAGTTGCCCCTGCGGGCGGATATTGCGCTCATCAAAGCCACCAAGGCGGATACCGCCGGCAACATCTCCTTCCGGCTGACCAGCCGGGCCACCAACAGCTATATGGCGCTGGCCGCCGACACCGTCATCGTGGAAGTGGAGGAGTTGGTAGAGATTGGCCAGCTAGGCCCCGACGAGATTGACGTTCCCGCGCCCATCATCGACATGGTGTATGTCAGAACCGGCGAAAAGAAGCCTTTCTGCCCCATGTGGCAACGCGCCAAGGCAAAAGCAGAAGCGAAGGCAAGGGAAGCGGCGGAAGGAGGGAAACAATAA
- a CDS encoding CoA transferase subunit B: MAGLTGRALIASRCAKFFKDGDFVNLGIGLPLLCVNYLPEGVRLWLEAEIGIVGCGASPKWEDADPDLIDAGGQPASIIMGGSVCDHATSFAFIRGGHIDATVLGTLQVDQEGNIANWTVPGKLVPGMGGAMDLCAGVKKIVVATDHCEKSGQSKILKKCTLPLTGAKCVTDIVTERCYFEVTPDGLVIRELAPGYTVDDIRACTEADFIVPDEIGVME, from the coding sequence ATGGCTGGTCTTACTGGACGCGCATTGATCGCATCTCGCTGCGCAAAGTTTTTTAAGGACGGTGATTTTGTCAATCTGGGCATCGGCCTGCCCCTGCTATGCGTAAACTACCTGCCCGAGGGCGTCCGTCTTTGGCTGGAGGCTGAGATTGGCATCGTCGGCTGCGGCGCCTCTCCCAAGTGGGAAGACGCAGACCCCGATCTCATCGACGCTGGCGGACAGCCCGCGTCGATAATCATGGGCGGCAGCGTGTGCGACCACGCCACCTCCTTCGCCTTCATCCGCGGCGGCCATATTGATGCTACGGTGCTGGGCACCCTTCAGGTGGACCAGGAGGGTAACATCGCCAACTGGACCGTTCCCGGCAAGCTGGTCCCCGGGATGGGCGGAGCCATGGACCTCTGCGCCGGCGTCAAAAAGATCGTGGTGGCCACTGACCACTGTGAGAAAAGCGGTCAATCTAAGATTCTGAAAAAGTGCACCCTGCCCCTCACCGGTGCGAAATGCGTCACCGATATCGTCACCGAGCGGTGCTACTTCGAGGTCACCCCTGACGGCTTGGTCATCCGAGAGCTGGCCCCCGGTTATACGGTCGACGATATCCGTGCTTGTACGGAGGCAGACTTCATCGTCCCCGATGAAATTGGCGTAATGGAATAA
- the spoIID gene encoding stage II sporulation protein D, whose amino-acid sequence MKPVVVTALALLLLLFLWPMVFLGGPTPAPEESESLPTATLPIDRASVRPAEEWAGKSDGETVVRVKQADGTVTALSMADYLWRVVAAEMPASFEPEALKAQAATARTYTLYKMLNGPVAGHTDADVCTDITCCQAYIDPAQAAANWGDAAPLYTQKIADAVAATDGQAILYGGRPIDAVFFSSAAGSTLDAVEVWGGSVPYLTGVASPEGEEVPGYRSQVTVPLEEFKTAFLAQYPQADLSGEAAGWFQNTVPTSNGGVETVDVGGVTVKGTALRTLFDLRSTHFTASAGPEGITFHVTGYGHGVGLSQYGANALAKQGRTWQEIVAWYYTGVTVGTYTT is encoded by the coding sequence ATGAAACCAGTGGTAGTCACGGCTCTGGCGCTGCTGCTGCTGCTCTTCCTTTGGCCCATGGTGTTCCTGGGCGGACCCACCCCCGCGCCGGAGGAGAGCGAGAGCCTGCCCACCGCCACCCTCCCCATTGACCGGGCGTCGGTTCGCCCGGCGGAGGAATGGGCGGGAAAGAGCGACGGAGAGACGGTGGTGCGGGTGAAACAGGCCGACGGCACGGTGACCGCCCTGTCCATGGCCGACTATCTGTGGCGGGTGGTGGCGGCGGAGATGCCCGCCTCCTTCGAGCCGGAGGCCCTGAAGGCCCAGGCGGCCACCGCCCGGACGTACACCCTCTACAAGATGCTCAACGGCCCGGTGGCCGGCCACACCGACGCCGACGTATGCACTGACATCACCTGCTGCCAGGCGTACATCGACCCGGCCCAGGCGGCGGCCAACTGGGGGGACGCCGCCCCCCTCTACACCCAGAAGATTGCCGACGCCGTGGCCGCCACCGATGGACAGGCCATCCTGTACGGCGGACGGCCCATCGACGCGGTATTCTTCTCTTCGGCGGCGGGGAGCACCCTGGATGCGGTGGAGGTCTGGGGGGGCAGCGTGCCCTACCTCACCGGGGTGGCCTCCCCCGAGGGGGAGGAGGTTCCCGGCTACCGCAGCCAGGTGACGGTGCCCCTGGAGGAGTTCAAAACGGCCTTCCTGGCCCAGTACCCCCAGGCCGACCTGTCCGGAGAGGCGGCGGGCTGGTTCCAAAATACAGTCCCCACCTCCAACGGAGGGGTGGAGACCGTGGACGTGGGGGGCGTGACGGTGAAGGGCACGGCCCTGCGGACCCTGTTCGACCTGCGCTCCACCCACTTTACCGCGTCGGCGGGGCCGGAGGGGATCACCTTCCACGTCACCGGCTACGGCCACGGGGTGGGCCTGAGCCAATACGGGGCCAACGCCCTGGCCAAGCAGGGCAGGACCTGGCAGGAGATCGTGGCGTGGTACTACACCGGGGTGACGGTGGGAACCTACACAACATAA
- a CDS encoding citrate/2-methylcitrate synthase — translation MQKGHGNHKRGSADALSKGFIQSLCGEFQKHNSIDPAYYENIDVKRGLRNADGTGVMAGITQIGNVQGYYMQDGEKVPMEGRLIYRGINVEDLIHGFVSEGRFGFEETAYLLLFGALPTRDQLATFDQVLAEYRPLPPGFTEDMILKAPSPDVMNKLGRSVLALYSYDPRPEDTSLEHELLQALTLVARCPTIIAHAFAVKRHYYDEESLYLHRPQEGLSMAENFLYSVRHDNKFTEQEARLLDLCLVLHAEHGGGNNSAFACRVLSSSGTDIYSAISAAVGSLKGPRHGGANKKVMEMFHYIRKNVKDWKDDGEVSAYLDKLLHRRAGDRSGLIYGMGHAIYSLSDPRARLLKQFARGLAEEKGMLDEFELVESVERLSPPLINKAKGEYKPVCANVDLYSGFVYKMLDIPEELYTPLFAMARMVGWCAHRLEEVYNPGNKIIRPAYKAVAPVHPFVPLEERG, via the coding sequence ATGCAGAAAGGGCATGGCAATCATAAGCGTGGGAGCGCGGACGCTCTCTCCAAGGGCTTTATCCAAAGTCTATGCGGGGAGTTCCAGAAGCATAACTCCATTGACCCCGCCTACTATGAGAATATCGACGTCAAGCGGGGCCTCCGCAACGCCGACGGCACCGGCGTCATGGCCGGCATCACCCAGATCGGCAACGTCCAGGGCTACTATATGCAGGACGGCGAGAAGGTCCCTATGGAGGGCCGGCTCATCTACCGCGGCATCAACGTGGAGGACCTGATCCACGGCTTTGTGTCCGAGGGCCGCTTCGGCTTTGAGGAGACAGCCTATCTGCTGCTGTTCGGCGCCCTGCCCACCCGAGACCAGTTGGCCACCTTCGACCAGGTCCTGGCGGAGTATCGCCCTCTCCCTCCCGGCTTCACCGAGGATATGATCCTCAAGGCCCCTAGCCCCGACGTGATGAATAAGCTGGGCCGTTCGGTCCTGGCCCTGTACTCCTATGATCCCCGGCCGGAGGACACCTCCCTGGAGCACGAGCTGCTCCAGGCCCTGACTCTGGTGGCCCGGTGCCCCACCATCATCGCCCACGCCTTTGCGGTGAAGCGGCACTATTACGACGAGGAGTCCCTGTACCTCCACCGGCCTCAGGAGGGCCTGAGCATGGCGGAGAATTTCCTCTACTCCGTCCGCCACGACAACAAATTTACCGAGCAGGAGGCCCGGCTGCTGGACCTGTGTCTGGTGCTCCATGCCGAACACGGCGGCGGCAACAACTCCGCCTTCGCCTGCCGGGTGCTCTCCTCCTCCGGCACCGACATCTATTCCGCCATCTCCGCCGCCGTGGGATCGCTGAAGGGTCCCCGCCACGGCGGCGCCAACAAGAAGGTCATGGAGATGTTCCATTACATCCGCAAGAACGTCAAGGACTGGAAGGACGACGGCGAGGTGAGCGCCTATCTGGACAAACTGCTTCACCGGCGGGCCGGGGATCGCTCTGGCCTGATCTACGGCATGGGCCACGCCATCTACTCCCTATCCGACCCCCGGGCACGGCTGCTTAAGCAGTTCGCCCGCGGTCTGGCCGAGGAGAAGGGGATGCTGGACGAGTTTGAGCTGGTGGAGTCGGTGGAGCGCCTCTCTCCCCCTCTCATCAACAAGGCCAAGGGGGAGTACAAGCCGGTCTGCGCCAACGTGGACCTCTACTCCGGCTTCGTCTATAAGATGCTGGACATCCCCGAGGAGCTCTACACCCCCCTGTTCGCCATGGCCCGCATGGTGGGCTGGTGCGCCCACCGGTTGGAGGAGGTCTATAACCCCGGCAACAAGATCATCCGCCCCGCCTATAAGGCCGTGGCCCCGGTCCACCCCTTTGTCCCGCTGGAGGAGCGGGGCTGA